From the Garra rufa chromosome 17, GarRuf1.0, whole genome shotgun sequence genome, one window contains:
- the LOC141289404 gene encoding hyccin-like produces the protein MLAMDQGIVEEWLSEFKTLPETAVPSYAASLKEKGSLVPALYKVIRENYSDLLEPVCHQLFEFYRSGEPRLQRFTLQFLPELVWSYLSVTAGRDPHCSGCIEALLLGIYNLVICQSDSIIILTLSALKQQTVGGRPVFTQISLDLL, from the exons ATGCTGGCCATGGATCAAGGCATAGTAGAGGAGTGGCTGTCTGAGTTTAag ACTCTTCCAGAGACGGCCGTCCCCAGCTATGCCGCATCTCTGAAGGAGAAGGGCTCTCTGGTTCCTGCGCTCTATAAAGTTATTCGGGAGAATTACAGTGAT CTGCTGGAGCCGGTGTGTCATCAGTTGTTCGAGTTTTACCGCAGCGGTGAGCCACGTTTACAGCGTTTCACTCTGCAGTTCCTGCCGGAGCTGGTGTGGAGTTACCTGTCTGTGACGGCGGGACGAGACCCGCACTGCAGCGGCTGCATAGAGGCGCTTCTGCTCGGCATCTACAACCTG GTCATCTGTCAATCAGACTCCATCATTATCCTGACTCTATCAGCTCTGAAACAGCAGACGGTTGGTGGGCGTCCTGTATTTACTCAAATCTCACTCGATCTGCTCTGA